In Deltaproteobacteria bacterium, a single genomic region encodes these proteins:
- a CDS encoding LLM class flavin-dependent oxidoreductase, whose translation MAVGNVPCGIAIPQSFANAPVDVTLIKGFVSKAETLGYDSLWVQEQILSDISFLEPVTLLTYAAAVTAKLRLGTSVLLPVIRNPVQLAKSLATLDQLSQGRVIVGVGIGGPHIPEATFGVSNQRRVRRFIETLEVLKAFWTQPRATFDGEFWRFENVPMEPKPVQRPHPPIWFGARTEIGLKRAARHGDGWMGAGSSSSADFVQHVELLQRFLNEVGRDPKTFRVSKRVYIAVDDNRDRAERRLREWFGLRYKNADMASRVSIWGGRAECIEKLGQLVRAGAQHLMLNPVFDEMEHLVLLAGEVVPQLAKANLSGREEQ comes from the coding sequence ATGGCAGTTGGTAATGTCCCGTGCGGCATCGCGATTCCACAAAGCTTCGCCAACGCTCCGGTCGATGTGACGCTTATCAAGGGGTTCGTCTCGAAAGCCGAAACGCTGGGGTACGACAGCCTCTGGGTTCAGGAGCAAATTCTTAGTGACATTTCATTCCTGGAGCCTGTGACGCTCCTCACGTATGCGGCGGCGGTCACCGCGAAATTGCGCCTCGGAACCTCAGTGCTGTTGCCTGTAATCCGAAATCCGGTGCAATTGGCGAAGAGTCTGGCGACGCTGGATCAGCTGAGCCAGGGGCGCGTAATCGTCGGGGTGGGGATCGGCGGTCCCCACATACCGGAAGCGACTTTCGGCGTCTCGAATCAACGGCGTGTTCGGCGCTTCATCGAAACCCTGGAAGTTCTGAAAGCGTTCTGGACGCAGCCCAGGGCAACCTTTGACGGTGAATTTTGGCGCTTCGAGAATGTTCCGATGGAGCCCAAGCCGGTGCAGCGGCCACATCCGCCAATCTGGTTTGGAGCGCGCACCGAGATCGGGCTAAAGCGCGCCGCTCGCCATGGCGACGGCTGGATGGGAGCCGGGTCGTCGTCCTCCGCGGACTTCGTTCAGCACGTCGAGCTGCTTCAGCGCTTCTTGAATGAAGTCGGGCGCGACCCGAAGACCTTCCGAGTCTCCAAACGCGTGTACATAGCGGTCGATGATAATCGCGATCGTGCGGAGCGTCGATTACGCGAATGGTTTGGGTTGCGCTACAAAAATGCCGACATGGCGTCGCGCGTGAGTATTTGGGGCGGTCGCGCGGAATGTATCGAGAAGCTGGGTCAGCTAGTGCGCGCCGGAGCGCAACATCTAATGTTGAATCCGGTGTTCGACGAGATGGAACATTTGGTTTTGCTTGCAGGCGAAGTTGTCCCGCAGTTAGCAAAAGCCAATCTATCTGGACGTGAGGAGCAGTAG